A genomic window from Acinetobacter chinensis includes:
- a CDS encoding SDR family oxidoreductase: MTDKNGQKVALVIGAGDATGGAIAKRFAKGGYISCMTRRSAEKLQPLIAEIEADGGTAYGFASDARKEEDVIALIEEIEANIGEIDVLVFNIGANVPCSILEETARKYFKIWEMACFAAFLVGREVAKRMVTRQRGTIIFTGATAGMRGSAYFAAFAGAKHALRALAQSMARELGPQNIHVAHVVVDGAIDTDFIKNTFPHLYEKKDQDGILNPEHIAENYWHISQQPRDAWTHELDLRPWIEKW; the protein is encoded by the coding sequence ATGACAGACAAAAACGGACAAAAAGTTGCACTGGTGATCGGCGCGGGAGATGCGACTGGTGGTGCGATTGCAAAACGGTTTGCCAAAGGTGGCTATATCAGTTGTATGACCCGTAGAAGTGCCGAAAAATTACAGCCACTGATCGCTGAAATTGAGGCTGATGGTGGTACTGCATACGGTTTTGCTTCGGATGCACGTAAAGAAGAAGACGTGATTGCATTGATTGAAGAGATTGAAGCGAATATTGGTGAAATTGATGTTTTAGTTTTTAATATTGGGGCAAATGTACCTTGCAGCATACTTGAAGAAACAGCCCGTAAATATTTCAAGATCTGGGAAATGGCGTGTTTTGCTGCATTCCTGGTTGGACGTGAAGTGGCTAAACGGATGGTCACACGTCAGCGCGGTACGATTATTTTTACAGGTGCAACAGCGGGTATGCGTGGCTCAGCATATTTTGCTGCATTTGCAGGGGCGAAACATGCGCTCCGAGCACTGGCACAAAGCATGGCTCGTGAACTGGGACCACAGAATATTCATGTGGCACATGTCGTTGTAGATGGCGCGATTGATACAGATTTTATTAAAAATACGTTTCCACATCTGTATGAAAAGAAGGATCAGGACGGTATTTTAAATCCTGAACATATTGCTGAAAACTACTGGCACATCAGTCAGCAACCGCGTGATGCCTGGACGCATGAACTGGATTTACGCCCTTGGATTGAGAAGTGGTAA
- a CDS encoding TetR/AcrR family transcriptional regulator: MRYKAGYKEEKRKELLKVSGQLAKKNGFHATGVDGFMKESGVTSGAFYSHFSSKNELFRALVESELEQSIQLWQSNPHHDAAAWIEFELNRYLSPLHAEKPEYGCVLPALSSEISRAEEDIKQVYEAELIRGIQLFEKHLGSQDQAWAVLCQMVGSILIARSVASPELKIRILESSKQFLLSQIALHAA, from the coding sequence ATGCGTTATAAAGCAGGTTATAAAGAAGAAAAACGCAAGGAATTACTGAAAGTCAGTGGTCAGCTTGCTAAAAAGAATGGCTTTCATGCGACTGGTGTAGACGGTTTTATGAAAGAATCAGGTGTGACCAGCGGTGCATTCTATTCACACTTTTCTTCTAAAAATGAGTTATTTAGAGCACTGGTTGAATCCGAACTCGAACAGAGCATCCAGCTCTGGCAAAGCAACCCTCACCATGATGCTGCTGCCTGGATTGAATTTGAACTGAACCGTTACCTCTCACCTTTACATGCAGAAAAACCTGAGTACGGTTGTGTCCTGCCTGCACTTTCATCTGAAATTTCCCGTGCAGAAGAAGATATCAAACAGGTATATGAAGCTGAACTCATCCGCGGAATCCAGCTGTTCGAAAAACACCTGGGCAGTCAGGATCAGGCATGGGCAGTCCTTTGCCAGATGGTCGGCAGTATACTGATAGCACGCAGTGTTGCCAGTCCTGAATTAAAAATCAGAATTCTTGAATCAAGTAAGCAGTTTTTACTCAGTCAGATTGCACTTCACGCTGCATGA
- a CDS encoding glutamine amidotransferase has translation MTFPTTVYAIQHLAFEDLGSLEDVFYQLGFRVRYFEAGVDHLTQAMQYEGLTVILGGPVGVYENEDYPFLNEEISLLQQRLAQNLPTLGICLGAQLIAHASNAKVYPGHQKEIGWSQLQLTDTQDNILSALKGYEVLHWHGDTFDLPENAVLLASSEIYPHQAFQIGKNILALQFHIEVAADSLEKWLIGHTCELQKAKINIPQLRQHNQKYASDLENQAAIILKQYLQQIGAVVSS, from the coding sequence ATGACATTTCCTACAACTGTGTATGCGATACAGCATCTGGCATTTGAAGACCTGGGCTCACTTGAAGATGTATTTTATCAACTGGGATTCCGTGTCCGGTATTTCGAAGCTGGAGTTGATCACCTGACTCAGGCAATGCAGTACGAGGGCTTAACCGTCATACTGGGTGGTCCTGTTGGTGTCTATGAAAATGAAGACTACCCTTTTCTGAATGAAGAAATTTCATTACTTCAGCAACGTCTGGCACAGAACTTACCTACCCTTGGAATCTGCCTGGGCGCACAGTTGATTGCCCATGCTTCAAATGCAAAAGTCTATCCAGGTCACCAGAAAGAAATCGGCTGGAGTCAGTTACAGCTGACTGATACACAGGATAATATTCTGTCTGCCCTGAAAGGTTACGAAGTACTGCACTGGCATGGTGATACTTTTGATTTACCAGAAAATGCTGTTTTGCTTGCCAGTTCAGAAATTTATCCGCATCAGGCATTTCAGATTGGGAAAAATATTCTTGCACTCCAGTTCCATATAGAAGTAGCAGCTGACAGCCTGGAAAAATGGCTGATTGGACATACATGTGAGCTGCAAAAAGCAAAAATCAATATTCCGCAGCTTAGACAGCACAATCAGAAATACGCCTCTGATCTTGAAAATCAGGCAGCCATCATTTTAAAACAGTATCTACAGCAGATCGGTGCTGTTGTCTCCAGCTGA
- a CDS encoding YceI family protein yields MNFKALTLGLAVASVATFTVAKPVDYTIDPTHTATVFNWNHFGFSTPSANFSDIQGTISVDNAKPANSSVNVTIPLASLNTNVKALDDHLKTPDFFDAAKYPNITFKSTKVQSLGNSKYKITGNLTVKDVTKPVVLDAVLNKQGEHPMTKAQSIGFNATTSFDRSAFGVGAYVPNVGDKITVNITTEASVAAAKEETKAAK; encoded by the coding sequence ATGAACTTTAAAGCACTTACATTAGGTTTAGCGGTAGCTTCAGTTGCAACTTTCACTGTAGCAAAACCTGTAGACTATACAATTGACCCAACTCATACAGCGACTGTATTTAATTGGAATCATTTTGGTTTTTCTACACCATCTGCAAATTTCAGTGACATTCAGGGCACAATTTCTGTAGACAATGCAAAACCTGCAAATTCTTCTGTAAATGTGACTATTCCTTTGGCGAGCTTAAACACAAACGTTAAAGCACTGGATGATCATCTGAAAACTCCTGATTTTTTTGATGCTGCGAAATATCCAAACATTACATTTAAAAGTACTAAAGTTCAGTCTTTAGGCAACAGTAAATATAAAATTACAGGTAATCTGACGGTTAAAGATGTGACTAAACCGGTTGTGCTGGATGCGGTATTGAATAAACAGGGCGAACACCCAATGACTAAAGCTCAGTCTATCGGCTTCAATGCAACAACTTCGTTTGACCGTTCTGCATTTGGTGTTGGTGCTTATGTTCCAAACGTTGGTGATAAAATCACAGTAAATATCACAACTGAAGCTTCAGTTGCTGCGGCAAAAGAAGAAACTAAAGCTGCTAAATAA
- a CDS encoding OsmC family protein produces MNNSVLATGTTTPYRVTLTNPQGHHWYADEPAENGGQDTAPNPLQILLSALGACTTVTLEMYATHKGIKIDHVQVDLILNPDGDPEPGTNKIERKITLKGDFTEDQHKRLLKVAESCPVHKLLTSNIQIQTALV; encoded by the coding sequence ATGAACAATTCCGTTCTGGCAACAGGCACCACAACGCCTTACCGTGTAACATTGACCAACCCACAGGGGCATCACTGGTATGCAGATGAACCTGCCGAAAATGGTGGGCAGGATACTGCACCCAATCCTTTACAGATCCTGTTATCTGCACTGGGTGCCTGCACCACGGTCACCCTGGAGATGTATGCCACGCATAAAGGCATTAAAATTGATCATGTTCAGGTCGATTTAATACTGAATCCAGATGGAGACCCTGAACCTGGTACTAATAAGATTGAAAGAAAAATCACTTTAAAAGGCGATTTTACCGAAGATCAGCATAAACGTCTGCTTAAAGTGGCTGAAAGCTGTCCTGTACATAAATTACTGACTTCAAATATTCAGATACAGACTGCACTGGTATAA
- the tkt gene encoding transketolase translates to MTTPLNERRNANAIRVLAMDAVQKANSGHPGAPMGMADIADVVWREFLNHNPSNPQWANRDRFVLSNGHGSMLQYALLHLTGYDLSIEDLKSFRQLHSKTPGHPELGYAPGIETTTGPLGQGIANAVGFALAEKTLAAQFNKDDIKVVDHFTYCFLGDGCLMEGVSHEACSLAGTLGLGKLVAYYDDNGISIDGEVEGWFSDDTEQRFKSYGWQVLKVDGHDADALRAATLEAQAETAKPTLVMCKTIIGLGSPNKQGKEDCHGAPLGNDEIALTREALGWTEGPFEIPADVYTAWDAKAKGTASEAAWNETFAAYAAKYPTEAAELKRRLNGDLPADFAAKADAYIAEVNAKAETIATRKASQNAIQAFAPQLPEILGGSADLAGSNLTLWKGAKGVESDAAGNYVHYGVREFGMTAIANGVALHGGFIPYVATFLMFMEYARNAVRMSALMKQRVIHVYTHDSIGLGEDGPTHQPVEQIASLRGTPNLNTWRPCDTVEASISWKSALLRSEGPTALIFSRQNLAFQTRTEAQIADVAKGGYVLAEEKGELKAIIIATGSEVGLAMEAYAQLDGVRVVSMPCAEEFVKQDAAYREAVLPSNIRARVAVEAAHVDYWWKFVGLDGRVIGMTTYGESAPAKDLYQHFGITTEAVVAAVKEVTA, encoded by the coding sequence ATGACAACCCCGCTGAATGAACGTCGTAATGCCAATGCAATTCGAGTATTGGCTATGGATGCTGTGCAAAAAGCAAATTCTGGACATCCAGGTGCGCCAATGGGGATGGCAGATATCGCAGATGTGGTGTGGCGTGAATTTTTAAATCACAATCCATCAAACCCACAGTGGGCAAACCGTGACCGTTTTGTACTGTCTAATGGTCATGGCTCAATGCTTCAGTACGCATTACTTCATTTAACAGGTTATGATCTTTCAATCGAAGATTTAAAATCATTCCGTCAGTTACATTCTAAAACTCCGGGTCACCCTGAACTGGGTTATGCACCTGGTATTGAAACAACGACTGGTCCATTGGGTCAGGGTATTGCCAATGCTGTTGGTTTTGCACTTGCTGAAAAAACTTTAGCGGCACAGTTCAACAAAGACGACATCAAAGTTGTTGATCATTTCACTTACTGTTTCCTGGGTGATGGTTGCTTAATGGAAGGTGTTTCGCACGAAGCATGTTCATTGGCAGGGACTTTAGGTCTGGGCAAACTTGTTGCTTATTATGATGACAATGGCATCTCAATCGATGGTGAAGTTGAAGGCTGGTTCTCTGACGATACAGAACAGCGTTTCAAATCTTACGGCTGGCAAGTACTTAAAGTTGATGGTCATGACGCTGATGCGCTTCGTGCCGCAACTCTGGAAGCACAGGCTGAAACGGCTAAACCAACACTGGTTATGTGTAAAACCATTATCGGTTTAGGTTCACCAAATAAACAAGGCAAAGAAGATTGCCATGGTGCGCCACTCGGTAATGACGAAATTGCATTAACACGTGAAGCTTTAGGCTGGACTGAAGGTCCATTTGAAATTCCTGCAGATGTCTATACAGCATGGGATGCTAAAGCCAAAGGTACGGCTTCTGAAGCAGCCTGGAATGAAACTTTTGCTGCTTATGCTGCAAAATATCCAACTGAAGCGGCTGAACTTAAACGTCGTTTAAATGGTGATTTACCTGCTGATTTTGCTGCTAAAGCAGATGCTTATATCGCTGAAGTGAATGCAAAAGCAGAAACCATTGCAACGCGTAAAGCAAGCCAGAATGCAATCCAGGCATTTGCACCACAACTTCCTGAAATTCTGGGTGGTTCAGCTGACTTAGCTGGTTCAAACCTGACACTCTGGAAAGGTGCAAAAGGCGTTGAGTCTGATGCTGCGGGTAACTATGTACATTATGGTGTACGTGAATTCGGTATGACTGCAATTGCCAATGGTGTTGCACTTCATGGCGGCTTCATTCCTTACGTTGCAACATTCCTGATGTTTATGGAATATGCGCGTAATGCAGTACGTATGTCTGCATTGATGAAACAGCGTGTGATTCATGTGTATACCCATGACTCAATCGGTTTGGGTGAAGATGGCCCTACGCACCAGCCTGTAGAGCAAATTGCATCTTTACGTGGTACACCAAACTTAAATACTTGGCGTCCATGTGACACTGTAGAAGCTTCAATTTCCTGGAAATCTGCATTGTTACGTAGCGAAGGTCCGACAGCGCTTATTTTCTCTCGTCAGAACTTAGCATTCCAGACCCGTACAGAAGCACAAATTGCGGATGTCGCGAAAGGTGGTTATGTACTGGCTGAAGAAAAAGGCGAATTGAAAGCGATCATCATCGCAACAGGTTCTGAAGTAGGCTTGGCAATGGAAGCGTATGCACAACTTGATGGTGTGCGTGTTGTGTCTATGCCATGTGCTGAAGAGTTTGTGAAACAGGATGCTGCTTATCGTGAAGCAGTTCTTCCGTCAAACATTCGTGCGCGTGTTGCAGTTGAAGCAGCTCATGTGGATTACTGGTGGAAATTTGTGGGTCTGGATGGTCGTGTGATCGGTATGACGACTTATGGTGAATCTGCGCCTGCGAAAGACCTGTATCAACACTTCGGTATTACTACTGAAGCAGTTGTTGCTGCTGTGAAAGAAGTTACAGCTTAA
- a CDS encoding GGDEF domain-containing protein produces the protein MAELPEYFFKKLREIPFVLNWTPVQSCLLLLGYYAFLKCLWICWKVFIVLTPELHTFVFLDIVFLQLGIESIELTLSILLLMVCWHFKEARYIQKFMPYFCTAAFTVTLIGDAYLSGIFSVAMFLNTTCYVFIGMFLFQTRVILAALSIATVILSYLVFHTLNQSISYAPLFNFEAIGYPEYLNKFWLLSMAYFSFPVLIACLLIIIAVLVQWRKREKYIVRMGQVDALTGLYNRRMLNEQLLCMEAESNAEALLHAAVMLDLDYFKSVNDTYGHIAGDKVLKKVAQILRENTTDNDLLGRYGGEEFLMILCHTDEQGIRERLERCRIALYEEDHAIAEDFSIKVSGSMGVAFFNEKEQVMDAVHFADQALYRAKSRGRNCICFTETVQPKGY, from the coding sequence ATGGCGGAACTACCAGAATATTTTTTTAAAAAACTAAGAGAAATCCCTTTTGTACTGAACTGGACGCCCGTTCAGAGTTGCTTGTTGCTGCTGGGATACTATGCATTTCTGAAATGCTTATGGATCTGCTGGAAAGTTTTTATTGTATTAACACCCGAACTGCATACCTTTGTATTTCTTGATATTGTTTTTTTACAGCTGGGCATTGAAAGTATTGAGCTGACACTGTCCATTTTACTGCTGATGGTCTGCTGGCATTTTAAAGAAGCGCGATATATTCAAAAATTTATGCCTTATTTCTGTACGGCAGCATTTACAGTAACCTTGATTGGTGATGCTTATCTGTCAGGGATTTTCAGTGTAGCAATGTTTCTGAATACGACCTGTTATGTATTTATTGGCATGTTTCTTTTTCAGACACGGGTTATTTTAGCTGCATTGTCCATCGCTACGGTCATACTGAGTTATCTTGTATTTCATACGCTGAATCAGAGTATCAGCTATGCACCTCTATTTAATTTTGAAGCGATAGGCTATCCAGAATATCTGAATAAATTCTGGCTGCTGTCTATGGCATATTTCAGTTTCCCTGTGCTGATCGCCTGTTTACTCATTATTATTGCTGTACTTGTTCAGTGGCGTAAACGTGAAAAATATATTGTACGGATGGGGCAGGTAGATGCACTGACTGGTCTGTATAACCGAAGAATGCTCAATGAACAGCTGCTCTGCATGGAAGCGGAGAGTAATGCTGAAGCACTGCTGCATGCTGCCGTCATGCTGGATCTGGATTATTTTAAATCGGTCAATGACACTTATGGGCATATCGCAGGTGATAAAGTCCTGAAAAAAGTAGCGCAGATTTTAAGGGAAAACACAACGGACAATGATTTACTGGGAAGATATGGTGGCGAGGAGTTTTTAATGATTCTTTGCCATACCGACGAACAGGGGATCAGAGAGAGGCTTGAGCGTTGTCGCATTGCTTTGTACGAAGAAGATCACGCCATTGCTGAAGACTTTTCAATCAAAGTCAGTGGCAGTATGGGAGTGGCTTTTTTCAATGAAAAAGAACAGGTCATGGATGCTGTACATTTTGCAGATCAGGCACTGTACAGGGCCAAGTCCAGAGGACGTAACTGTATCTGTTTTACTGAAACAGTCCAGCCTAAAGGATACTGA